One region of Pseudomonas glycinae genomic DNA includes:
- a CDS encoding pilin, with translation MNKQQGFTLIELLIVVAIIGILATVALPQYSKYQARSKVTAGLAEISAMKVPFEDTINQGTAPDITNVNGGTAATSNCTLTVTGTAATGAGTITCTLVNAPGPVLGKTITLTRSGAATGATSGVWTCASTVNNEYAPRGCPGSGA, from the coding sequence ATGAACAAACAACAAGGTTTCACTCTGATCGAGCTGCTGATCGTCGTTGCGATCATCGGTATTTTGGCCACTGTGGCGCTGCCCCAGTATTCCAAGTATCAGGCGCGGTCGAAGGTGACGGCGGGGTTGGCCGAGATCAGTGCGATGAAGGTGCCGTTCGAGGACACCATCAACCAAGGTACCGCTCCGGATATAACCAATGTGAATGGCGGTACAGCCGCCACCTCCAACTGTACGTTGACGGTTACAGGCACCGCGGCGACTGGCGCTGGCACCATTACATGTACGCTGGTTAATGCACCAGGTCCGGTGCTGGGTAAAACCATTACGCTCACCCGCTCTGGCGCGGCCACCGGTGCCACGTCGGGTGTCTGGACATGTGCTTCTACGGTCAACAATGAATACGCGCCGAGAGGTTGCCCTGGCAGCGGCGCTTGA
- a CDS encoding DUF748 domain-containing protein: MKPHMPKGLIRAIGALLTALALYSLLGFLILPGIALRVANQQLANYATVPAHLQRIELNPFSLELTLWGLVIGEPGKEQVGFERLYANLQLDSLWTKALHLSDIELEKSRTEILFAKDGQLNLLGLFKLPASEPTPADPDAKPFPLRIDRIQLAGGNLHFVDARPSEPIEFLYDKLDFELKNLSTLPEDNADMTLVAIGPAGGQIDWKGNFSLIPIASEGTLKITDGQMKAFWPYVRDAVPLVLENGVVSLSTDYKLNLSKETELLLSNVAVNIAPFAIKAPDGRPLAKLERLDVSDTTVDLAKQQVVVGKIRSQKLETWAALEADGQLDWQKLFASQPSKPAAKAAAEPKSTPAAADSPKPEPTAPSKPWQVLVKDVQLRDYKVHLADRSAKPEVTLDVTPLNVDLQNFDSLNGSPFNLKLDTGLGKQGKISADGVVNLAPVTAQLNVKTQDIDLRVAQSYINPFIRLELRSGMLGSDLKVNLKSTDPLALSVTGRAQIDQLHTLDTLKTRDFLKWQQVVVEGLNYQHGDSLSIDRVNLFQPYARFMINDDRTTNIDDLLIPQPADSGAKTAAAKPASNDKPLGIHIGGIAINDGSANFADFSLTPNFATAVQQLNGQIGTIDSRQAKPASVDIKGKVDRYAPVTIKGAVNPFDPMASLDIATSFKRVELTTLTPYSGKFAGYRIRKGRLNLDLHYLITKGQLKAENKVVVEQLQLGEKVDSPDAVSLPLKLAIALLKDVDGKISIELPVTGDLNNPQFSVMPIVWQTLRNLIVKAAAAPFKLIGGLVSRGGSEDLGTVSFAPGSSDLSKDAEAALVKLSQALKERPALRLEIEGTAAKSSDGPLLAEQRLEREYQYNYYKMLQRRGDKVPAQASLIQVPENEKGPLLEGIYRTRLKTQPPAEWKDLGKEERTAKMRADVIKFWSSSDVLLRQLGQDRASSIKDYLVDKGQLADDRVYFIDANLGEAESDGRVVTQMHLDAE; encoded by the coding sequence ATGAAGCCGCACATGCCCAAAGGATTGATTCGCGCGATTGGCGCCCTGTTGACTGCTCTGGCCCTCTACAGCCTGCTGGGGTTCCTGATTCTGCCGGGCATTGCACTCAGGGTGGCCAACCAGCAACTGGCCAACTACGCCACGGTCCCCGCGCATCTGCAGCGTATCGAACTCAACCCGTTCAGCCTGGAACTCACGCTGTGGGGCCTGGTGATCGGCGAGCCGGGCAAGGAACAGGTCGGCTTCGAACGTCTGTACGCCAACCTGCAACTCGACAGCCTGTGGACCAAGGCCCTGCATCTGTCCGACATCGAACTGGAAAAATCCAGGACCGAGATCCTGTTCGCCAAGGACGGTCAGCTCAACCTCCTCGGCCTGTTCAAGCTCCCCGCGAGCGAGCCAACCCCGGCCGATCCCGACGCCAAACCGTTTCCGCTGCGCATCGACCGGATCCAGCTGGCCGGCGGCAACCTGCACTTCGTTGATGCGCGCCCCAGCGAGCCGATCGAATTTCTTTACGACAAGCTCGACTTCGAGCTGAAAAACCTCAGCACCCTGCCCGAAGACAACGCCGACATGACGCTCGTCGCGATCGGCCCGGCCGGTGGGCAGATCGACTGGAAAGGCAACTTCAGCCTGATCCCGATCGCCTCCGAGGGCACCCTCAAGATCACCGACGGCCAGATGAAAGCCTTCTGGCCCTACGTGCGTGATGCCGTGCCACTGGTGCTGGAAAACGGGGTCGTCAGCCTGAGCACCGACTACAAGCTCAACCTGTCCAAGGAAACCGAACTGCTGCTGAGCAATGTGGCGGTCAATATCGCGCCGTTCGCCATCAAGGCACCGGACGGACGCCCGCTGGCGAAACTCGAACGTCTCGACGTCAGCGACACCACGGTGGACCTGGCCAAGCAGCAAGTGGTGGTCGGCAAGATCCGCAGTCAGAAACTGGAAACCTGGGCGGCGCTGGAAGCGGACGGCCAACTGGACTGGCAAAAACTGTTCGCCAGCCAGCCATCGAAACCCGCTGCCAAAGCTGCAGCGGAGCCGAAAAGCACCCCGGCGGCCGCCGACTCGCCGAAACCCGAGCCGACCGCGCCGAGCAAGCCGTGGCAAGTGCTGGTCAAGGACGTGCAACTGCGTGACTACAAAGTGCATCTGGCCGACCGCTCGGCGAAGCCGGAAGTCACGCTGGATGTCACGCCGCTGAACGTCGATCTGCAAAACTTCGACAGCCTCAACGGCTCACCTTTCAACCTCAAACTCGACACCGGCCTGGGCAAGCAAGGCAAGATCAGCGCCGACGGCGTGGTCAACCTGGCCCCGGTCACCGCACAGCTCAACGTGAAAACCCAGGACATCGACCTGCGGGTCGCACAGTCCTACATCAACCCGTTCATTCGCCTCGAGCTGCGCAGCGGCATGCTCGGCAGCGACCTCAAAGTGAACCTGAAAAGCACTGACCCGCTGGCCCTCAGCGTCACCGGTCGCGCTCAGATCGATCAGTTGCACACCCTCGACACCCTGAAAACCCGCGACTTCCTCAAGTGGCAGCAAGTGGTGGTCGAAGGCCTGAACTATCAGCACGGCGACAGCCTGTCGATCGACAGGGTCAACCTGTTCCAGCCGTATGCACGGTTCATGATCAACGATGACCGCACCACCAACATCGACGACCTGCTGATCCCGCAGCCGGCCGATTCCGGGGCGAAGACCGCCGCGGCGAAACCGGCGAGCAATGACAAACCGCTGGGCATTCACATCGGTGGCATCGCGATCAACGACGGCTCGGCCAACTTCGCCGACTTCAGCCTGACCCCGAACTTCGCCACCGCCGTTCAGCAGCTCAACGGCCAGATCGGTACCATCGACAGCCGTCAGGCGAAACCGGCCAGTGTCGACATCAAGGGCAAGGTCGACCGCTATGCGCCAGTGACCATCAAGGGCGCGGTCAACCCGTTCGACCCGATGGCCAGCCTCGATATTGCTACCAGCTTCAAACGGGTAGAGCTGACCACCCTGACGCCCTACTCCGGCAAGTTCGCCGGCTACCGGATCCGCAAGGGCCGGCTCAACCTCGACCTGCATTACCTGATCACCAAAGGCCAGCTCAAGGCCGAGAACAAAGTGGTGGTCGAGCAGCTGCAACTGGGTGAGAAAGTCGACAGCCCGGATGCCGTGAGCCTGCCGCTGAAACTGGCGATCGCCCTGCTCAAGGACGTCGATGGCAAGATCTCCATCGAGCTGCCGGTCACCGGTGACCTGAACAATCCGCAATTCAGCGTCATGCCGATTGTCTGGCAGACCCTGCGCAACCTGATCGTCAAGGCCGCCGCCGCACCGTTCAAGCTGATTGGCGGTCTTGTCAGCCGTGGCGGCTCGGAAGACCTCGGCACCGTGTCCTTCGCACCGGGTTCCAGCGACCTGAGCAAAGATGCCGAAGCGGCGCTGGTGAAACTGTCACAAGCGCTGAAGGAGCGTCCCGCCCTGCGCCTGGAAATCGAAGGCACGGCGGCAAAAAGCAGTGATGGCCCGTTGCTCGCCGAACAGCGCCTGGAACGTGAATACCAGTACAACTACTACAAGATGCTCCAGCGCCGCGGCGACAAGGTGCCGGCTCAGGCTTCGCTGATCCAGGTACCGGAAAACGAAAAAGGCCCGCTGCTTGAGGGCATCTATCGCACTCGCCTGAAAACCCAGCCACCGGCCGAATGGAAGGATCTGGGCAAGGAAGAGCGCACCGCGAAAATGCGCGCCGACGTGATCAAGTTCTGGAGTTCCAGCGATGTGCTGCTGCGCCAGCTCGGTCAGGACCGTGCCAGCAGCATCAAGGACTACCTGGTGGACAAAGGCCAATTGGCCGACGATCGCGTGTACTTCATCGACGCCAATCTCGGCGAAGCGGAGAGCGACGGCCGCGTGGTGACGCAAATGCATCTGGATGCCGAGTGA
- the pilB gene encoding type IV-A pilus assembly ATPase PilB produces the protein MNDIALSGLAKQLVQAELLTEKSAQQAWQQAQRNRLSLVSYLVQNKLVKSWQVAEIASEHFGMAFLDLNCLDRETQPKGLVSEKLVRQHHALPLWRRGNKLFVGISDPSNHQAINDIQFSTGLSTEAILVEDDKLTDAIEKFFDTHATGLEEMADVDLDGLDIESVDDSKQDTLGGIDADDAPVVRFVHKMLLDAIKSGSSDLHFEPYEKNYRVRVRTDGILREVAKPPIQLAGRIAARLKVMASLDISERRKPQDGRIKMRLSKSKSIDFRVNTLPTLWGEKVVIRILDPSSAQIGIDALGYEPEQKDLYMAALKQPQGMILVTGPTGSGKTVSLYTGLNILNTVDINISTAEDPVEINMEGINQVNVNPRQGMDFAQALRSFLRQDPDVIMVGEIRDLETAEIAIKAAQTGHLVLSTLHTNSAAETLTRLHNMGIPGFNIATSVSLIIAQRLARKLCSHCKKPIEIPRETLIKEGFPEERIGSFTIYEPAGCDHCNGGYKGRVGIYEVVKNTPELQRLIMAEGNSLEIDTRMRRDGFNDLRTSGLIKAMQGITSLEEINRVTKD, from the coding sequence ATGAATGACATCGCTCTGAGCGGTCTGGCCAAACAACTGGTCCAGGCCGAATTGCTCACGGAAAAGAGTGCCCAGCAAGCCTGGCAACAGGCGCAGCGCAATCGCCTGTCGCTGGTCAGCTACCTGGTGCAGAACAAACTGGTGAAGAGCTGGCAGGTCGCCGAGATTGCCTCGGAGCATTTCGGCATGGCATTTCTCGACCTCAACTGTCTCGACAGGGAAACTCAGCCCAAGGGCCTGGTCAGCGAAAAACTGGTGCGCCAGCACCACGCCCTGCCCCTCTGGCGGCGCGGCAACAAACTGTTCGTGGGGATTTCCGACCCGAGCAATCATCAGGCGATCAATGACATCCAGTTCAGCACCGGGCTGAGCACCGAAGCCATTCTGGTCGAGGACGACAAGCTCACCGACGCCATCGAAAAATTCTTCGACACCCACGCCACCGGCCTGGAGGAAATGGCCGATGTCGACCTCGACGGGCTGGACATCGAGTCGGTCGACGACAGCAAACAGGACACGCTCGGCGGCATCGATGCCGACGATGCCCCGGTGGTGCGTTTTGTTCACAAGATGCTGCTGGACGCGATCAAGAGCGGCTCGTCCGACCTGCACTTCGAGCCTTACGAAAAAAACTACCGGGTGCGGGTGCGCACCGACGGCATTCTGCGGGAGGTGGCGAAGCCGCCGATTCAGCTCGCCGGGCGTATTGCCGCGCGGCTGAAGGTCATGGCCAGCCTCGACATTTCAGAACGACGCAAACCTCAGGACGGGCGGATCAAGATGCGTCTGTCGAAAAGCAAGTCGATCGATTTCCGGGTCAACACCCTGCCCACCCTCTGGGGCGAAAAAGTGGTGATTCGAATCCTCGACCCCTCCAGCGCCCAGATCGGCATTGATGCCCTCGGCTACGAGCCGGAGCAGAAAGACCTGTACATGGCCGCCCTCAAACAGCCCCAGGGCATGATTCTGGTGACAGGTCCCACCGGCTCGGGCAAGACCGTCTCGCTGTACACCGGGCTGAATATCCTCAATACCGTCGACATCAATATCTCCACCGCCGAAGACCCGGTGGAGATCAACATGGAAGGCATCAACCAGGTCAACGTCAATCCGCGCCAAGGGATGGACTTTGCCCAGGCCCTGCGCTCGTTCCTGCGTCAGGACCCGGACGTGATCATGGTCGGCGAGATCCGCGATCTCGAAACCGCCGAAATCGCGATCAAGGCCGCCCAGACCGGGCACCTAGTATTGTCCACCCTGCACACCAACAGCGCGGCGGAAACCCTCACTCGCCTGCACAACATGGGCATTCCCGGCTTCAACATTGCGACCTCGGTGAGCCTGATCATTGCCCAGCGTCTTGCGCGAAAACTCTGCAGCCATTGCAAGAAACCCATCGAGATCCCCCGCGAGACCCTGATCAAGGAAGGCTTCCCCGAGGAACGCATCGGCAGTTTCACGATCTATGAGCCCGCCGGTTGCGATCACTGCAACGGCGGGTACAAGGGTCGAGTGGGGATTTATGAAGTGGTGAAGAACACCCCCGAGCTGCAACGGCTGATCATGGCCGAGGGCAACTCACTGGAAATCGATACCCGGATGCGCCGGGACGGCTTCAACGACCTGCGCACATCGGGCCTGATCAAGGCCATGCAAGGCATCACCAGCCTTGAAGAAATCAACCGGGTCACCAAGGACTGA
- a CDS encoding DUF2845 domain-containing protein: protein MNCKWLAALGLTLIASQAAASDTLRCGSQLVSLGDRASEVLQKCGEPVSRDLLGYKRSANRREEFQVEEWTYGPSNGMYQYLRFEGSRLKQINSKRGN, encoded by the coding sequence ATGAACTGCAAATGGCTGGCTGCACTGGGGCTGACGTTGATCGCCAGCCAGGCTGCAGCGTCCGATACCCTGCGTTGCGGCAGCCAGTTGGTGAGCCTAGGCGACCGTGCCAGCGAGGTGCTGCAAAAATGCGGCGAGCCGGTCAGTCGCGATCTGCTCGGTTACAAACGCAGCGCCAACCGTCGCGAAGAGTTTCAGGTCGAGGAATGGACCTACGGCCCGAGCAACGGCATGTATCAATACCTGCGCTTTGAAGGCAGTCGCCTGAAGCAGATCAACAGCAAACGCGGCAACTGA
- a CDS encoding prepilin peptidase, with amino-acid sequence MPIDELFSLYPLAFVFTALLLGLVVGSFLNVLIWRLPKMLEREWRQQAHDVLGLPGESPLPTYNLMLPHSQCPHCGHRIRAWENIPMLSYVFLRGRCSSCSAPISKRYPLTELACGLLSAFIAWYLGFGWPACLLIVLTWGLLAMSLIDTEHQLLPDVLVLPLLWLGLIVNSFELFVSLHDALWGAVLGYMALWTVFWLFKLITGKDGIGHGDFKLLALLGAWGGWQILPLTILLSSLVGAVLGVILLKLRDQKTSTPIPFGPYLAIAGWIALLWGGQITGFYWQFVGLK; translated from the coding sequence ATGCCTATCGACGAACTCTTCAGTCTCTATCCGCTGGCCTTTGTCTTCACCGCCCTCCTGCTGGGGCTGGTGGTGGGCAGTTTCCTCAACGTATTGATCTGGCGCCTGCCGAAAATGCTCGAGCGCGAATGGCGCCAGCAGGCTCACGATGTACTGGGCCTGCCCGGTGAATCGCCATTGCCCACCTACAACCTGATGCTGCCGCACTCGCAATGCCCGCACTGTGGCCACCGGATCCGCGCGTGGGAAAACATCCCGATGTTGAGTTACGTGTTCCTGCGCGGGCGCTGCTCAAGTTGCAGCGCCCCGATCAGCAAGCGCTACCCGCTCACCGAACTGGCCTGCGGCCTGCTCTCGGCATTCATTGCCTGGTACCTGGGTTTCGGCTGGCCGGCGTGCCTGCTGATCGTGCTGACCTGGGGCCTGTTGGCCATGAGCCTGATCGACACCGAACATCAGTTACTGCCCGATGTATTGGTGCTGCCGCTGCTGTGGTTGGGACTGATCGTCAACAGCTTCGAGCTGTTCGTATCGCTGCACGACGCACTGTGGGGCGCAGTGCTGGGCTATATGGCGCTGTGGACGGTGTTCTGGCTGTTCAAGCTGATCACCGGCAAGGACGGCATCGGTCACGGCGATTTCAAGCTGCTGGCGCTGCTCGGGGCCTGGGGCGGCTGGCAGATTCTGCCGCTGACCATCCTCTTGTCCTCGCTGGTGGGCGCCGTGCTCGGGGTGATTTTGCTCAAGCTGCGCGACCAGAAGACCTCGACGCCGATCCCCTTCGGCCCGTATCTGGCAATTGCCGGCTGGATTGCCTTGCTCTGGGGTGGTCAAATAACCGGCTTCTATTGGCAGTTTGTCGGTTTGAAATGA
- a CDS encoding BON domain-containing protein codes for MKKFAITAAAATALTLTMASGAFAQSTQTTQAPMTLAAGEVTKAKEATSDTWITTKVKSDLVTEKGIPGTDIKVETNKGVVSLSSDVAITEAQKTTAVNITKKIKGVKAVSADGLKAE; via the coding sequence ATGAAGAAGTTCGCTATCACTGCCGCTGCTGCTACCGCGCTGACCCTGACCATGGCCTCCGGTGCATTTGCTCAATCGACTCAGACCACTCAGGCGCCAATGACCCTGGCTGCCGGTGAAGTCACCAAGGCTAAAGAAGCTACTTCCGATACCTGGATCACTACCAAAGTCAAAAGCGACCTGGTAACCGAAAAAGGCATTCCTGGCACCGACATCAAAGTCGAAACCAACAAGGGTGTGGTTTCCCTGTCCTCTGACGTAGCAATCACCGAGGCTCAGAAAACCACCGCCGTGAACATCACCAAGAAAATCAAAGGCGTGAAAGCGGTCTCCGCTGACGGCCTGAAAGCCGAGTAA
- the coaE gene encoding dephospho-CoA kinase (Dephospho-CoA kinase (CoaE) performs the final step in coenzyme A biosynthesis.) — translation MNTPVEKPWILGLTGGIGSGKSAAAQHFIDLGVHVVDADHAARWVVEPGRPALAKIAEHFGPGVLQADGTLDRAALRKLIFEVPEQRRWLEALLHPLIAEEIAHHLALAKSPYAILVSPLLIESGQYAMTQRILVIDAPQQLQIERTLQRDQTSEQQVQAILKAQSSREDRVSRADDVVVNDRDLAWLHSEVERLHHFYLTLSGGQS, via the coding sequence ATGAATACCCCTGTGGAAAAACCCTGGATTCTCGGCCTGACCGGCGGCATCGGCAGCGGTAAAAGTGCCGCTGCCCAGCACTTCATCGATCTTGGTGTCCACGTGGTGGACGCCGATCACGCGGCGCGCTGGGTGGTCGAACCGGGCCGTCCGGCGCTGGCGAAGATCGCCGAACACTTCGGCCCCGGTGTGTTGCAGGCCGACGGCACGCTGGATCGTGCAGCCCTGCGCAAACTGATCTTTGAGGTGCCGGAGCAACGGCGCTGGCTCGAAGCCTTGTTGCATCCGTTGATCGCCGAAGAAATCGCCCATCACCTGGCGCTGGCAAAATCGCCGTATGCGATTCTGGTTTCGCCGCTGCTGATCGAATCCGGGCAATACGCGATGACCCAGCGAATTCTGGTAATCGACGCCCCGCAACAACTGCAGATCGAACGCACCTTGCAGCGTGACCAGACCAGCGAACAGCAGGTCCAGGCGATCCTCAAGGCCCAGTCCAGCCGCGAAGACCGCGTCAGCCGTGCCGACGACGTGGTGGTCAACGACCGCGACCTCGCCTGGCTGCACAGCGAGGTCGAGCGCCTGCATCACTTTTACCTGACTTTATCCGGAGGCCAATCATGA
- the yacG gene encoding DNA gyrase inhibitor YacG, whose amino-acid sequence MSQTPTVNCPTCGAPVEFTPENKYRPFCSDRCKLIDLGAWASEEHKIPVAPDAEDELFSGDFDPRH is encoded by the coding sequence ATGAGCCAGACCCCAACCGTCAACTGCCCGACCTGCGGCGCGCCCGTGGAATTCACCCCGGAAAACAAATACCGTCCGTTCTGCTCGGACCGCTGCAAGCTGATCGACCTCGGCGCCTGGGCGTCGGAAGAACACAAGATTCCGGTGGCACCGGATGCCGAGGACGAACTGTTTTCCGGCGACTTCGACCCGCGTCACTGA
- a CDS encoding type II secretion system F family protein, with amino-acid sequence MAVKAAKISVYAWEGTDRKGSKVTGELSGQNPALVKAQLRKQGINPGKVRKKSASLLSFGQRIKAQDIALFTRQMATMMKAGVPLLQSFDIIGEGFENPAMRKLVDEVKQEVAAGNSFAAALRKKPQYFDELYCNLVDAGEQSGALDTLLERVATYKEKSESLKAKIKKAMTYPTAVVLVAAVVTGILLVKVVPQFQAVFSGFGAELPAFTLMVISLSEFMQQWWWAILGLLVAGFFGTRHALKKSQALRDRRDAWFLKLPLVGTLMYKSAVARFARTLSTTFAAGVPLVEALDSVAGATGNVVFKRAVLRIRQDVSTGMQLNFSMRSTGIFPNMAVQMTAIGEESGALDDMLDKVAGFYEDEVDNMVDNLTSLMEPFIMVVLGVIVGGLVVAMYLPIFQLGSAI; translated from the coding sequence ATGGCGGTCAAGGCAGCAAAAATCAGCGTCTACGCCTGGGAAGGCACGGACCGCAAAGGCAGCAAGGTGACCGGCGAGTTGAGCGGCCAGAACCCCGCGCTGGTCAAGGCCCAATTGCGCAAGCAGGGCATCAACCCCGGCAAGGTACGCAAGAAGTCCGCTTCGCTACTGAGCTTCGGCCAGCGCATCAAGGCCCAGGACATTGCCCTGTTCACCCGGCAGATGGCGACCATGATGAAGGCCGGTGTGCCACTGTTGCAGTCGTTCGACATCATCGGCGAAGGCTTCGAAAACCCGGCCATGCGCAAACTGGTCGACGAGGTGAAACAGGAGGTCGCCGCCGGTAACAGTTTCGCCGCCGCGCTGCGCAAGAAGCCGCAATATTTCGACGAGTTGTACTGCAACCTGGTGGATGCCGGCGAGCAGTCCGGCGCCCTCGACACCCTGCTGGAGCGGGTTGCGACCTACAAGGAAAAGAGTGAAAGCCTCAAGGCCAAGATCAAGAAGGCCATGACCTACCCGACCGCCGTCGTGCTGGTGGCGGCGGTGGTCACCGGGATTCTGCTGGTCAAGGTAGTGCCGCAGTTCCAGGCGGTATTCTCCGGCTTCGGTGCCGAACTGCCGGCCTTCACCTTGATGGTCATCAGCCTGTCCGAATTCATGCAGCAATGGTGGTGGGCAATTCTCGGTTTGCTGGTGGCCGGTTTTTTCGGTACCCGCCATGCCCTGAAAAAATCCCAGGCCCTGCGCGACCGGCGCGACGCCTGGTTTCTCAAGCTGCCGCTGGTGGGCACATTGATGTACAAGTCCGCCGTGGCAAGGTTTGCCCGGACCTTATCCACCACCTTCGCAGCCGGCGTGCCGCTGGTGGAAGCGCTGGATTCGGTGGCCGGGGCCACCGGCAACGTGGTGTTCAAGCGCGCCGTGCTGCGTATCCGCCAGGACGTTTCCACCGGCATGCAGCTGAATTTCTCGATGCGCTCCACCGGCATCTTTCCGAACATGGCGGTGCAGATGACCGCCATCGGCGAAGAGTCCGGCGCGCTGGACGATATGCTCGACAAGGTCGCGGGGTTCTATGAGGACGAGGTGGACAACATGGTCGACAACCTCACCAGCCTGATGGAGCCGTTCATCATGGTGGTGCTCGGGGTGATCGTCGGCGGTCTGGTGGTGGCGATGTACCTGCCGATCTTCCAACTCGGCTCAGCGATCTGA
- a CDS encoding MOSC domain-containing protein, with product MTPLQQLIADVPQTGCVRWIGVRPESRGPMLALDAVEARLEAGLTGDHARPGVRNARQVTLIQWEHLAVISGLMGRSAEQPVMPEDLRRNLVISGINLFSLKGRRFRIGQAIFETTGWCQPCARLQNNLGPGTFQAVRGHGGITARVLQSGIIRLGDGVSVEPVPDSGYAAFNPG from the coding sequence GTGACGCCACTTCAACAATTGATTGCCGATGTTCCGCAGACCGGATGCGTGCGCTGGATTGGCGTGCGCCCCGAATCACGGGGGCCGATGCTCGCGCTCGACGCCGTGGAAGCGCGGCTTGAAGCCGGGCTCACCGGCGACCACGCGCGGCCCGGAGTACGCAATGCGCGGCAGGTGACGCTGATTCAGTGGGAACATCTGGCCGTGATCAGCGGCCTGATGGGCCGGTCGGCCGAACAACCGGTCATGCCTGAAGATCTGCGGCGCAATCTCGTTATAAGCGGGATCAACCTGTTCAGCCTCAAGGGTCGGCGCTTTCGCATTGGTCAGGCAATTTTCGAAACCACAGGCTGGTGCCAGCCATGTGCGCGCCTGCAAAACAACCTTGGCCCGGGCACGTTCCAGGCTGTGCGCGGGCATGGCGGAATCACCGCACGAGTGTTACAAAGCGGGATCATTCGCCTCGGGGATGGCGTGTCTGTCGAACCGGTCCCGGACAGTGGCTATGCTGCGTTCAATCCCGGTTGA
- a CDS encoding DUF1780 domain-containing protein — MDDSDYLRLLTIAAEQANAFLSNARKWERERWVCQRLLQGLNIPYRADEFAPAGEPPDVLFRDANFEVFFVLDEGRRLNDEWRDELQRRRSAFSLSQLVRREAKPRRIPANEFLLRLAPTLRKKAHNYKERGMDLGELDIIAFASLKREVLDLNSHFPPPTEYLRQGWRSLSLVGPTFARVLFAHPDAPDFLRGNLGRSIVFDVGISL, encoded by the coding sequence ATGGATGACTCAGATTATTTACGCCTGCTGACCATCGCGGCCGAGCAAGCCAACGCCTTTCTGTCCAATGCCCGCAAATGGGAGCGTGAGCGTTGGGTCTGCCAGCGCCTGCTGCAAGGCTTGAACATTCCTTATCGCGCCGACGAATTCGCCCCGGCCGGTGAGCCGCCGGACGTGCTGTTCCGCGACGCCAATTTCGAGGTGTTTTTCGTCCTCGATGAAGGTCGTCGGCTCAACGACGAATGGCGCGATGAGCTGCAACGTCGGCGCAGTGCGTTTTCCCTCAGCCAACTGGTGCGCCGTGAAGCCAAGCCGCGGCGGATTCCGGCCAATGAATTTCTGCTGAGACTGGCGCCGACCTTGCGCAAGAAAGCGCACAACTACAAGGAACGCGGCATGGATCTCGGCGAGCTGGACATCATTGCCTTCGCCAGCCTCAAGCGCGAAGTGCTCGACCTCAACAGCCACTTTCCGCCGCCCACCGAATACCTGCGCCAGGGCTGGCGCTCGCTGTCGCTGGTCGGGCCGACGTTCGCGCGAGTGTTGTTCGCTCACCCCGACGCCCCGGATTTCCTGCGCGGCAATCTGGGCCGCAGCATCGTGTTCGATGTAGGGATCAGCCTGTGA
- a CDS encoding energy-coupling factor ABC transporter permease, giving the protein MIGAELLSSASLLLGCLVYLPVVIWAIGRAPWVELFSDSRRQHLLFGTVFALFLLWLVRRDFDTGVSYHFIGMTAVTLLLDWPLAIVGGLVAQLGLVMLGRQDLVAVGVNGALLILLPVLITECVAILVERAQPRNPFVYIFCSGFFAAALSALFCLTLSLTLLWYDGLFAMPEWLEDFIGYLWLLIFPEAFINGMVVSALVVFCPEWLETFNRTRYLSAPWKDDDPKS; this is encoded by the coding sequence ATGATCGGCGCCGAGCTGCTGTCGTCCGCAAGCCTGCTACTGGGGTGTCTGGTTTACTTGCCAGTGGTGATTTGGGCGATTGGCCGCGCGCCTTGGGTCGAGTTGTTCAGTGACAGTCGTCGTCAGCACTTGCTGTTCGGAACGGTGTTCGCGTTGTTTCTGCTGTGGCTGGTACGCAGGGATTTCGATACCGGCGTGTCTTACCACTTCATTGGCATGACGGCAGTGACGCTACTGTTGGACTGGCCGCTGGCGATCGTCGGTGGACTGGTAGCGCAGTTGGGGCTGGTGATGCTGGGACGTCAGGATCTGGTGGCTGTCGGGGTCAACGGCGCCTTGCTGATCCTGTTGCCGGTGCTGATCACCGAATGCGTGGCGATCCTGGTCGAGCGCGCCCAGCCGCGCAATCCGTTCGTGTACATCTTCTGTTCGGGCTTTTTCGCCGCGGCGCTGTCGGCGTTGTTCTGCCTGACGCTGAGCCTGACCTTGCTGTGGTACGACGGCCTCTTTGCCATGCCGGAATGGCTGGAAGATTTCATCGGTTACCTGTGGTTGCTGATTTTTCCCGAAGCCTTCATCAACGGCATGGTGGTCAGCGCGTTGGTGGTGTTCTGCCCGGAATGGCTGGAGACCTTCAACCGCACCCGCTACCTTTCGGCGCCGTGGAAGGACGACGATCCCAAGTCTTGA